A single Apodemus sylvaticus chromosome 20, mApoSyl1.1, whole genome shotgun sequence DNA region contains:
- the LOC127670399 gene encoding zinc finger protein 709-like isoform X1 has protein sequence MQQKQEMEPVTFEDVAVNFTLGEWTMLDSSQKKLYRDVMKETFMNLISIGKTEEDNEEEYQNPKGNLRTLMVERLCKYDYGNQYGEMHRQSPEHVVNEKMPPAITECARDIRTHFSSDIHFKCQTGEKPYQEHMEKALKHKKWWKDFTYSELLWMHKSPPIRQKPYENKQANEASGSFTSDHDYEGTYTEEKSYICKQCGKAWNDSCSLLWHERSHIQEKRHTCKQCGKAFSRPSQLHKHERIHTGEKPYVCTHCGKAFIDRRTCHNHERTHTGVKPFACKQCGKAFLRSCQLLIHERIHTGERPFVCKHCGKAFTYSSACYYHERIHTGEKPCVCKQCGKAFKCSAYLHIHERSHSGEKPYVCKHCGKAFAYATGCHKHERIHTGEKPYMCVQCGKLFTFPRSLHIHERSHSGEKPYVCKQCGKSFTQGTSLRRHERIHTGEKPYVCKQCGKAFIQRDDCYSHERTHTGEKPFMCVQCGKTFTFSKSLQIHEKNHTGEKPYICNQCGKAFTCSTYLLRHERTHSEKKLSG, from the exons ATGCAGCAGAAGCAGGAAATG GAGCCAGTGACCTTTGAGGACGTGGCTGTGAACTTCACTCTAGGAGAGTGGACTATGTTGGATTCTAGTCAGAAGAAGCTCTACAGAGATGTGATGAAGGAGACCTTCATGAACCTGATCTCCATAG GGAAAACAGAAGAAGATAATGAAGAAGAGTACCAAAATCCTAAGGGAAACCTGAG AACTCTGATGGTTGAAAGACTCTGTAAATATGATTATGGTAATCAGTATGGAGAGATGCACCGACAGAGTCCAGAGCATGTTGTGAATGAAAAAATGCCCCCAGCCATAACTGAATGTGCAAGAGACATCCGCACTCATTTCTCCTCAGACATCCACTTCAAATGTcaaactggagagaaaccatatcaGGAACATATGGAGAAGGCTTTGAAACATAAGAAATGGTGGAAGGACTTCACTTATTCTGAGTTGCTTTGGATGCATAAAAGCCCTCCCATAAGACAAAAACCCTACGAAAATAAACAAGCTAATGAGGCCTCTGGGAGTTTCACTTCCGATCACGATTATGAGGGAACTTACACTGAGGAAAAATCTTATATCTGTAAACAGTGTGGGAAAGCATGGAATGATTCGTGTAGCCTTCTCTGGCATGAAAGAAGTCACATTCAAGAGAAACGCCACACATGTAAGCAGTGTGGAAAAGCATTTAGTCGTCCCTCGCAGCTTCACAAGCATGAAAGAATTCACACCGGTGAGAAACCTTATGTCTGTACGCATTGCGGGAAAGCGTTCATCGATCGCAGAACTTGTCACAACCATGAAAGGACTCACACTGGAGTGAAACCCTTTGCCTGTAAGCAGTGTGGGAAGGCATTTCTTCGTTCCTGCCAACTTCTCATCCATGAAagaattcacactggagagaGACCTTTCGTATGTAAGCACTGTGGAAAAGCATTCACCTATTCCAGTGCTTGCTATTATCATGAGagaattcacactggagagaaaccctgtgtctgtaagcagtgtgggaaagccttcaaATGTTCTGCATACCTTCACATACATGAACGATCTCACAGTGGAGAAAAGCCCTATGTGTGTAAGCattgtggcaaagcctttgcttATGCCACTGGATGTCACAAACATGAAAGgattcacactggagagaaaccctacatgtgtgtgcagtgtgggaAACTATTCACTTTCCCCAGATCCCTTCACATACACGAAAGATCTCACAGTGGAGAAAAACCCTATGTATGTAAGCAGTGTGGGAAGTCTTTCACTCAGGGAACTTCTTTGCGAAGACATGAACGAATtcacactggagaaaaaccttatgtGTGTAAgcagtgtgggaaagccttcatCCAACGTGATGATTGCTACAGTCATGAACGAActcacacaggagagaagccGTTCATGTGTGTTCAGTGTGGGAAAACATTCACTTTTTCCAAATCTcttcaaatacatgaaaaaaatcacaccGGAGAGAAGCCCTATATATGTAATCAGTGTGGGAAAGCATTTACCTGTTCCACATACCTTCTCAGACATGAAAGAACTCACAGTGAGAAGAAACTCAGTGGGTAA
- the LOC127670399 gene encoding zinc finger protein 709-like isoform X2 encodes MLDSSQKKLYRDVMKETFMNLISIGKTEEDNEEEYQNPKGNLRTLMVERLCKYDYGNQYGEMHRQSPEHVVNEKMPPAITECARDIRTHFSSDIHFKCQTGEKPYQEHMEKALKHKKWWKDFTYSELLWMHKSPPIRQKPYENKQANEASGSFTSDHDYEGTYTEEKSYICKQCGKAWNDSCSLLWHERSHIQEKRHTCKQCGKAFSRPSQLHKHERIHTGEKPYVCTHCGKAFIDRRTCHNHERTHTGVKPFACKQCGKAFLRSCQLLIHERIHTGERPFVCKHCGKAFTYSSACYYHERIHTGEKPCVCKQCGKAFKCSAYLHIHERSHSGEKPYVCKHCGKAFAYATGCHKHERIHTGEKPYMCVQCGKLFTFPRSLHIHERSHSGEKPYVCKQCGKSFTQGTSLRRHERIHTGEKPYVCKQCGKAFIQRDDCYSHERTHTGEKPFMCVQCGKTFTFSKSLQIHEKNHTGEKPYICNQCGKAFTCSTYLLRHERTHSEKKLSG; translated from the exons ATGTTGGATTCTAGTCAGAAGAAGCTCTACAGAGATGTGATGAAGGAGACCTTCATGAACCTGATCTCCATAG GGAAAACAGAAGAAGATAATGAAGAAGAGTACCAAAATCCTAAGGGAAACCTGAG AACTCTGATGGTTGAAAGACTCTGTAAATATGATTATGGTAATCAGTATGGAGAGATGCACCGACAGAGTCCAGAGCATGTTGTGAATGAAAAAATGCCCCCAGCCATAACTGAATGTGCAAGAGACATCCGCACTCATTTCTCCTCAGACATCCACTTCAAATGTcaaactggagagaaaccatatcaGGAACATATGGAGAAGGCTTTGAAACATAAGAAATGGTGGAAGGACTTCACTTATTCTGAGTTGCTTTGGATGCATAAAAGCCCTCCCATAAGACAAAAACCCTACGAAAATAAACAAGCTAATGAGGCCTCTGGGAGTTTCACTTCCGATCACGATTATGAGGGAACTTACACTGAGGAAAAATCTTATATCTGTAAACAGTGTGGGAAAGCATGGAATGATTCGTGTAGCCTTCTCTGGCATGAAAGAAGTCACATTCAAGAGAAACGCCACACATGTAAGCAGTGTGGAAAAGCATTTAGTCGTCCCTCGCAGCTTCACAAGCATGAAAGAATTCACACCGGTGAGAAACCTTATGTCTGTACGCATTGCGGGAAAGCGTTCATCGATCGCAGAACTTGTCACAACCATGAAAGGACTCACACTGGAGTGAAACCCTTTGCCTGTAAGCAGTGTGGGAAGGCATTTCTTCGTTCCTGCCAACTTCTCATCCATGAAagaattcacactggagagaGACCTTTCGTATGTAAGCACTGTGGAAAAGCATTCACCTATTCCAGTGCTTGCTATTATCATGAGagaattcacactggagagaaaccctgtgtctgtaagcagtgtgggaaagccttcaaATGTTCTGCATACCTTCACATACATGAACGATCTCACAGTGGAGAAAAGCCCTATGTGTGTAAGCattgtggcaaagcctttgcttATGCCACTGGATGTCACAAACATGAAAGgattcacactggagagaaaccctacatgtgtgtgcagtgtgggaAACTATTCACTTTCCCCAGATCCCTTCACATACACGAAAGATCTCACAGTGGAGAAAAACCCTATGTATGTAAGCAGTGTGGGAAGTCTTTCACTCAGGGAACTTCTTTGCGAAGACATGAACGAATtcacactggagaaaaaccttatgtGTGTAAgcagtgtgggaaagccttcatCCAACGTGATGATTGCTACAGTCATGAACGAActcacacaggagagaagccGTTCATGTGTGTTCAGTGTGGGAAAACATTCACTTTTTCCAAATCTcttcaaatacatgaaaaaaatcacaccGGAGAGAAGCCCTATATATGTAATCAGTGTGGGAAAGCATTTACCTGTTCCACATACCTTCTCAGACATGAAAGAACTCACAGTGAGAAGAAACTCAGTGGGTAA